From Solwaraspora sp. WMMD1047, the proteins below share one genomic window:
- a CDS encoding histidine kinase encodes MVSARQRRLRAYAVDVAVVVAVAGAGATREIIDPNLATKHLAAPTWVYAAAQVLAALLLLRRRTNPEAVALGVAGLSLFAPAAAVFFAPYAVAAYGRHRWRAGLTIAVLLGCWAVGAHAWSIDDPVSAPALILGSAVLGLYLRARRNLLVELAEQARTDERLRLAREMHDVVAHRVNLMVLQAGALRVSTTDPRVRSAAEELRATGCRALTELREVIGVLPGGTGGPDSAGSADSAGSADSAGSAGVDAGGRLDALVAESRSVGLPVRLDVTGDPSLAAGTVRRTLHRLVQESLTNVRKHAPGSDTTVAVSYAADGVRASVRNAAPPDPPDADLVGSGTGLGLLGLRHRIEMIGGTLAAEPTSEGGFAVQATLPVLGPTGRDR; translated from the coding sequence ATGGTGAGCGCACGGCAACGCCGGTTGCGGGCGTACGCGGTCGACGTCGCGGTGGTCGTGGCCGTCGCGGGGGCCGGCGCCACGCGCGAGATCATCGACCCCAACCTGGCCACCAAGCACCTCGCCGCACCGACCTGGGTGTACGCCGCCGCGCAGGTGCTGGCCGCGCTGCTGCTGTTGCGCCGCCGTACCAACCCCGAGGCGGTCGCCCTCGGTGTCGCCGGGCTCAGCCTGTTCGCGCCGGCGGCGGCGGTCTTCTTCGCACCGTACGCGGTCGCCGCGTACGGCCGGCACCGGTGGCGGGCAGGACTGACGATCGCCGTCCTGCTGGGCTGCTGGGCCGTTGGCGCGCACGCCTGGAGCATTGACGATCCGGTCTCCGCGCCGGCTCTGATCCTCGGGTCGGCGGTGCTGGGCCTTTACCTGCGGGCCCGGCGCAACCTGCTGGTCGAGTTGGCTGAGCAGGCCCGCACCGACGAGCGTCTGCGGCTGGCCCGGGAGATGCACGACGTGGTGGCGCACCGGGTCAACCTGATGGTGCTGCAGGCCGGGGCGCTGCGGGTGTCCACCACCGACCCCCGGGTCCGGTCCGCCGCCGAGGAGCTGCGGGCCACCGGCTGCCGGGCGCTGACCGAACTGCGCGAGGTGATCGGCGTGCTGCCCGGCGGCACCGGCGGACCAGACAGCGCCGGTTCGGCCGACAGCGCCGGTTCGGCCGACAGTGCCGGTTCGGCCGGCGTGGACGCGGGCGGTCGGCTCGACGCGTTGGTCGCCGAGTCGCGGTCGGTCGGCCTGCCGGTGCGGCTCGACGTTACCGGTGACCCGTCGCTGGCGGCGGGGACGGTGCGCCGCACTCTGCACCGCCTCGTGCAGGAGTCGCTCACGAACGTACGCAAGCACGCGCCGGGCTCCGACACCACCGTCGCCGTCTCGTACGCCGCCGATGGGGTCCGGGCGTCGGTCCGCAACGCCGCTCCGCCCGACCCGCCCGACGCCGACCTGGTTGGCAGCGGCACCGGCCTGGGGCTGCTCGGGTTGCGGCACCGGATCGAGATGATCGGTGGGACCCTGGCGGCGGAACCGACGTCGGAAGGCGGCTTCGCGGTCCAGGCGACCCTGCCGGTGCTCGGGCCGACGGGTCGGGACCGGTGA
- a CDS encoding cold-shock protein: protein MQGTVATYDERTRSGTLLLDDGAELAFPRAAFDASGLRLLRLGQRVRIERDDSGEVSRITLPTFP from the coding sequence ATGCAGGGCACGGTGGCGACCTACGACGAGCGGACCCGGTCCGGCACGCTGCTGCTCGACGACGGCGCCGAGCTGGCCTTCCCCCGGGCCGCGTTCGACGCCTCCGGGTTGCGGCTGCTCCGCCTCGGCCAGCGGGTACGCATCGAGCGCGACGATTCCGGCGAGGTGTCGCGGATCACCCTGCCCACCTTCCCGTGA
- a CDS encoding RNA degradosome polyphosphate kinase has translation MNGADASGASPDGASPDGASPDAASAASSGSAGSDEPPAPPEPLPADRFLNRELSWLDFNARVLALAEDRDTPLLERAKFLAIFASNLDEFYMVRVAGLKRRMQAGLPVRGGDMMPTRTQLARISEKAADLVARHAACFVEDISPRLAAEDISIIRWADLAAPERERLRGYFRAHIFPVLTPLAVDPAHPFPYISSRSLNLAVAVRDPDGGPELFARVKVPNNVPRFVRVEQDAPGERFLPVEDLIAAHLGQLFSGMQVVECHLFRVTRNAEVEVDEDRDEDLLQALERELARRRFGPPVRLEVAATISDHVLDLLVRELDMNTQDVLRVPGLLDLSSLWQVYEECDRPDLKERPFVPATHPRFVEGEVPRSVFATLRDGDILVHHPYHSFATSVQRFIEQAAADPNVLAIKQTLYRTSGDSPIVDALIDAAAAGKQVVVLVEIKARFDEIANIGWARVLERAGCHVVYGLVGLKTHCKTALVVRQEGNQIRRYCHIGTGNYHPKTARLYEDFGMLTADPEVGADLTDLFNVLTGYSRQTAYRRLLVAPQGVRSGLIERIEREVEHVRLGVPGLVQMKVNSLVDEAIVDSLYRASQAGVHVDLVIRGMCTLRPGVPGLSENIRVRSILGRFLEHSRIFRFGNGAADDAAEFWIGSADLMHRNLDRRVEALVRVTDPIARAELDQVLTMAMSDEVDAFDLAADGTWSRRAAEPDTELVNLQEGLLRRVAGTVK, from the coding sequence CTGAACGGGGCTGATGCGTCCGGAGCCAGCCCGGACGGGGCCAGCCCGGACGGGGCCAGCCCGGACGCGGCCAGCGCGGCCTCCAGCGGGTCCGCCGGGAGCGACGAGCCGCCGGCGCCACCGGAGCCGCTGCCCGCTGACCGGTTCCTCAACCGGGAGCTGTCGTGGCTCGACTTCAACGCCCGGGTGCTGGCGCTGGCCGAGGACCGCGACACCCCGCTGCTGGAGCGGGCGAAGTTCCTGGCGATCTTCGCCAGCAACCTGGACGAGTTCTACATGGTCCGGGTGGCCGGGCTCAAGCGCCGGATGCAGGCCGGCCTACCGGTCCGCGGCGGCGACATGATGCCGACCCGGACCCAGCTGGCACGGATCTCGGAGAAGGCCGCCGACCTGGTCGCCCGGCACGCCGCCTGCTTCGTCGAGGACATCTCGCCCCGGCTGGCCGCCGAGGACATCTCGATCATCCGCTGGGCCGACCTGGCCGCGCCGGAACGGGAGCGGCTGCGCGGCTACTTCCGGGCGCACATCTTCCCGGTGCTCACCCCGCTGGCGGTCGACCCGGCGCACCCCTTCCCGTACATCTCCAGCCGGTCGCTGAACCTGGCGGTGGCGGTCCGCGACCCCGACGGCGGGCCGGAGCTGTTCGCCCGGGTGAAGGTGCCCAACAACGTGCCCCGGTTCGTCCGGGTCGAGCAGGACGCACCCGGCGAGCGGTTCCTGCCGGTGGAGGACCTGATCGCCGCCCACCTCGGACAGCTCTTCTCCGGCATGCAGGTGGTCGAGTGCCACCTGTTCCGGGTCACCCGCAACGCCGAGGTGGAGGTCGACGAGGACCGCGACGAGGACCTGCTGCAGGCCCTGGAACGGGAACTGGCCCGGCGCCGGTTCGGGCCGCCGGTCCGGCTGGAGGTGGCCGCCACCATCTCCGACCACGTGCTGGACCTGCTGGTCCGCGAGCTGGACATGAACACCCAGGACGTGTTGCGGGTGCCCGGCCTGCTCGACCTGTCCAGCCTGTGGCAGGTGTACGAGGAGTGCGACCGGCCCGACCTCAAGGAGCGGCCGTTCGTGCCGGCCACCCACCCGCGCTTCGTCGAGGGCGAGGTGCCGCGCAGCGTCTTCGCCACCCTGCGCGACGGCGACATCCTGGTGCACCACCCGTACCACTCGTTCGCCACCAGCGTGCAACGCTTCATCGAGCAGGCCGCCGCCGACCCGAACGTGCTGGCCATCAAGCAGACCCTCTACCGCACCAGCGGCGACTCGCCGATCGTGGACGCGCTCATCGACGCGGCGGCGGCCGGCAAGCAGGTGGTGGTGCTGGTCGAGATCAAGGCCCGGTTCGACGAGATCGCCAACATCGGCTGGGCCCGGGTGCTGGAGCGGGCCGGCTGCCACGTCGTATACGGGCTGGTCGGGCTCAAGACGCACTGCAAGACCGCGCTGGTGGTCCGCCAGGAGGGCAACCAGATCCGCCGCTACTGCCACATCGGCACCGGCAACTACCACCCGAAGACCGCCCGGCTCTACGAGGACTTCGGCATGCTCACCGCCGACCCGGAGGTCGGGGCCGACCTGACCGACCTGTTCAACGTGCTCACCGGCTACAGCCGGCAGACCGCGTACCGGCGGCTGCTGGTCGCCCCGCAGGGGGTACGCAGCGGGCTGATCGAGCGCATCGAACGGGAGGTCGAACACGTCCGGCTCGGCGTACCGGGGCTGGTCCAGATGAAGGTCAACTCGCTCGTCGACGAGGCGATCGTGGACTCGCTCTACCGGGCCTCGCAGGCCGGCGTCCACGTCGACCTGGTGATCCGGGGCATGTGCACGTTGCGGCCCGGGGTGCCGGGGCTGTCGGAGAACATCCGGGTCCGGTCCATCCTCGGCCGGTTCCTGGAACACTCCCGGATCTTCCGGTTCGGCAACGGCGCCGCAGACGACGCCGCCGAGTTCTGGATCGGCTCGGCCGACCTGATGCACCGCAACCTGGACCGCCGGGTGGAGGCCCTGGTCCGGGTCACCGACCCGATCGCCCGGGCCGAGCTGGACCAGGTGCTCACGATGGCGATGAGCGACGAGGTGGACGCCTTCGACCTGGCCGCCGACGGCACCTGGAGCCGGCGGGCCGCCGAACCCGACACCGAGCTGGTCAACCTGCAGGAAGGGCTGCTGCGCCGGGTCGCCGGCACGGTGAAGTGA
- a CDS encoding NUDIX hydrolase produces the protein MTAPVRAAGGVVWRPAADGDVLVCLVHRPRYDDWSLPKGKLEPGEHPLLAAVREVAEEAGVYGVPQVRLPGTSYRTRDGQPKVVDYWSMRVAGNGGFQPGTEVDGVRWLTVHDAVELVNYPHDARVLRDFAALPPVTAVLGLVRHAHAGKRATWSGPDTARPLDAVGWAQARSLAPVLAVLRPGRLLSASARRCVQTLDPVAELLDLPIEVDSRLDEPEPGQHPDENALVAAARLVELAAEQATAVLCSQGKVIPDALARLVGDGRRDHATDKGTGWLLAFAGDRLIGADRLAGAAEA, from the coding sequence ATGACCGCACCGGTCCGGGCGGCGGGCGGGGTGGTGTGGCGGCCCGCCGCCGATGGCGACGTGCTGGTCTGCCTGGTGCACCGGCCGCGCTACGACGACTGGTCGCTGCCGAAGGGGAAGCTGGAGCCCGGTGAGCATCCGCTGCTCGCCGCCGTCCGGGAGGTCGCCGAGGAGGCCGGCGTGTACGGCGTACCGCAGGTGCGGCTGCCGGGTACCAGCTACCGGACCCGCGACGGGCAGCCCAAGGTGGTCGACTACTGGTCGATGCGGGTGGCCGGCAACGGCGGGTTCCAGCCCGGCACCGAGGTCGACGGGGTGCGCTGGCTGACCGTGCACGACGCGGTCGAGCTGGTGAACTACCCGCACGACGCGCGGGTACTGCGCGACTTCGCCGCCCTGCCGCCGGTCACCGCCGTGCTCGGACTGGTCCGGCACGCGCACGCCGGCAAGCGGGCCACCTGGTCCGGGCCGGACACCGCCCGCCCGCTGGACGCCGTCGGCTGGGCGCAGGCCCGCTCGCTCGCCCCGGTGCTGGCGGTGCTGCGGCCGGGGCGGCTGCTGTCGGCCTCGGCCCGCCGCTGCGTGCAGACCCTCGATCCGGTCGCCGAGTTGCTGGACCTGCCGATCGAGGTGGACTCCCGGTTGGACGAGCCGGAGCCCGGCCAGCACCCGGACGAGAACGCGCTGGTGGCGGCGGCCCGGCTGGTGGAGCTGGCCGCCGAGCAGGCCACCGCGGTGCTGTGCAGCCAGGGCAAGGTGATCCCGGACGCGTTGGCCCGACTGGTCGGTGACGGCCGGCGCGACCACGCCACCGACAAGGGCACCGGCTGGCTGCTCGCGTTCGCCGGCGACCGCCTGATCGGCGCCGACCGACTGGCCGGCGCCGCCGAAGCCTGA
- a CDS encoding DUF418 domain-containing protein — translation MQSTPARDAATTAPPDRSRRIAELDALRGFALAGIVMVNIVQMTGMPWAAGPAREHPDAYLFELLFFQRPFLIFSLLFGVSFAIFLRTAARRADRPRLVLVRRLLWLAVFGALHSLLQPGEVLKFYAVAGLLVLPATYLSRRWLLWGGAVLTLAGSALIGGVATIPGLFLVGMALTGYGIPDTLGRRGRQLAVAFAVAAPLATVAAVLQYRYGVGPEARVVTLQAGLAVAFLYVTGFLLLLRTLLLRTPLRRPLDAVFAPMGKLALTNYILASALILAADAALGIGERTDYALVVAVGVGIAVIQAAWSPIWLRWYQYGPLEWLWRCLTWWRWVPIRQAEGVGR, via the coding sequence ATGCAGTCGACCCCGGCCCGTGATGCCGCCACCACCGCGCCGCCGGACCGCAGCCGGCGGATCGCTGAACTGGACGCCCTCCGCGGCTTCGCCCTCGCCGGCATCGTCATGGTCAATATCGTGCAGATGACCGGCATGCCCTGGGCCGCCGGGCCGGCCCGCGAACACCCGGACGCCTACCTGTTCGAGCTGCTCTTCTTCCAGCGCCCGTTCCTGATCTTCTCGTTGCTGTTCGGCGTCAGCTTCGCCATCTTCCTGCGCACCGCCGCCCGCCGGGCCGACCGGCCCCGCCTGGTGCTGGTGCGCCGGCTGCTCTGGCTCGCCGTCTTCGGCGCGCTGCACAGCCTGCTGCAGCCGGGCGAGGTGCTCAAGTTCTACGCGGTGGCCGGCCTGCTGGTCCTGCCGGCGACCTACCTGTCCCGGCGCTGGCTGCTCTGGGGCGGGGCCGTGCTCACCCTGGCCGGCAGTGCGCTGATCGGCGGGGTGGCGACCATCCCCGGGTTGTTCCTGGTCGGTATGGCGCTCACCGGATACGGGATACCGGACACCCTGGGCCGGCGCGGCCGGCAGCTCGCGGTTGCATTCGCGGTCGCCGCGCCCCTCGCCACGGTCGCCGCCGTACTGCAGTACCGGTACGGCGTCGGACCCGAGGCGCGGGTCGTGACGCTGCAGGCCGGCCTGGCCGTGGCGTTCCTCTACGTCACCGGGTTCCTCCTGCTACTGCGTACGCTGCTACTGCGTACGCCGCTGCGCCGGCCGCTGGACGCGGTGTTCGCGCCGATGGGCAAGCTGGCGCTTACCAACTACATCCTGGCCAGCGCGCTGATCCTCGCGGCGGACGCCGCGTTGGGAATCGGCGAACGGACCGACTACGCCTTGGTCGTGGCGGTCGGCGTCGGCATCGCCGTGATCCAGGCGGCCTGGAGCCCGATCTGGCTGCGGTGGTACCAGTACGGGCCGTTGGAGTGGCTGTGGCGTTGCCTGACCTGGTGGCGGTGGGTGCCGATCCGCCAAGCCGAAGGGGTGGGACGGTAG
- a CDS encoding CYTH and CHAD domain-containing protein, whose translation MLEEERKYEVTESFELPELTGALPEGGRVVTLPPVTLTATYYDTPDLRLARAGVSLRHRRGDKAPWTVKLPADSPGVRHEISRTGKAKTMPAELAALVTAYSRGVALAPAAVVRSVRRGYELRDADDRLLAEIADDAVSVLDEGKKVRSGFRELEVERKAGDRDLLDTVQALLTDAGAVAGGFVPKHVRALGEAASAPPDLVAPGELPADPTAGDVVTAAIRFGAGRLLSHDPLVRLRAPVGDDDTAVHQMRVGCRRLRSDLRTFRSLVDSDWADPLRAELKWLADVLGGARDAEVLRARLRRTAAADPLAPLDDAAVDRIDAVLAARQDAALAAVDEALATDRYAALVESLVAATRAPKLTGRADRPAGEVLPKVVAKPWHRLTDGRDGMDGAGDLDPAAPDERWHQVRINGKKARYAVDAVAPVLGGGAAKLAKALGRVQNLLGEHQDAAVAAETWLSVAATDPADHAMAVTAGRLVERERAAIHRVRADFPAAWRRAAKGSSTKWLP comes from the coding sequence ATGCTGGAGGAGGAACGCAAGTACGAGGTGACCGAGTCGTTCGAGCTGCCGGAGCTGACCGGCGCGCTCCCCGAGGGCGGACGGGTGGTGACGCTGCCTCCGGTGACCCTCACCGCGACCTACTACGACACCCCGGACCTGCGGCTGGCCCGGGCCGGGGTGTCGCTGCGGCACCGCAGGGGTGACAAGGCGCCCTGGACGGTGAAGCTGCCGGCCGACTCACCCGGCGTCCGGCACGAGATCTCCCGGACCGGCAAGGCGAAGACGATGCCGGCGGAGCTGGCGGCGCTGGTCACCGCGTACTCGCGGGGGGTGGCGCTGGCCCCGGCCGCGGTGGTCCGCAGCGTGCGGCGCGGGTACGAGCTGCGCGACGCCGACGACCGGCTGCTCGCCGAGATCGCCGACGACGCGGTGTCGGTGCTCGACGAGGGCAAGAAGGTCCGATCCGGGTTCCGGGAGCTGGAGGTGGAGCGCAAGGCCGGCGACCGCGACCTGCTGGACACGGTGCAGGCGCTGCTGACCGACGCCGGGGCGGTCGCCGGCGGGTTCGTCCCCAAGCACGTCCGGGCGCTCGGCGAGGCCGCATCGGCGCCGCCGGACCTGGTCGCCCCCGGCGAGCTGCCGGCCGACCCGACCGCCGGGGACGTGGTCACCGCCGCGATCCGGTTCGGCGCCGGCCGGCTGCTGTCCCACGACCCGCTGGTCCGGCTGCGCGCCCCGGTCGGCGACGACGACACCGCCGTACACCAGATGCGGGTCGGCTGCCGGCGGCTCCGCAGCGACCTGCGTACCTTCCGGTCGCTCGTCGATTCGGACTGGGCCGACCCGCTGCGCGCCGAGTTGAAGTGGCTGGCGGACGTGCTCGGCGGCGCCCGCGACGCCGAGGTGCTGCGGGCCCGACTGCGCCGCACCGCCGCCGCCGACCCACTGGCGCCGCTGGACGACGCGGCCGTCGACCGGATCGACGCGGTGCTGGCCGCCCGGCAGGACGCCGCGCTGGCCGCGGTCGACGAGGCGCTCGCCACCGACCGCTACGCGGCCCTGGTCGAGTCGCTGGTCGCCGCCACCCGGGCCCCGAAGCTGACCGGCCGGGCCGACCGGCCGGCCGGCGAGGTGTTGCCGAAGGTGGTCGCCAAGCCGTGGCACCGCCTCACCGACGGTCGCGACGGGATGGACGGGGCCGGCGACCTGGACCCGGCCGCGCCCGACGAGCGGTGGCACCAGGTCCGGATCAACGGCAAGAAGGCCCGGTACGCGGTGGACGCGGTCGCCCCGGTGCTGGGCGGCGGCGCGGCGAAGCTGGCGAAGGCACTCGGCCGGGTTCAGAATCTGCTCGGGGAGCACCAGGACGCCGCGGTCGCCGCGGAGACCTGGCTGTCGGTCGCGGCCACCGACCCGGCCGACCACGCGATGGCGGTCACCGCCGGGCGGCTGGTCGAGCGGGAACGCGCCGCGATCCACCGCGTCCGGGCCGATTTCCCCGCGGCCTGGCGCCGCGCCGCGAAGGGATCCAGTACCAAGTGGCTGCCATGA